In Piliocolobus tephrosceles isolate RC106 chromosome 6, ASM277652v3, whole genome shotgun sequence, the following are encoded in one genomic region:
- the LOC111522520 gene encoding olfactory receptor 11H4-like translates to MVFSVVSTALEFINNSETSTVMEFVLLGFPGCQEMQSFLFSLFFVIYVFTIIGNGTIVFAVRLDKRLHTPMYILLGKFAFLEIWYVTSTVPNMLVNFLSETKTISFVGCFLQFYFFTSLGTTEAYFLCIMAYDRYLAICHPLHYPTIMTPQLCYILMSSCWVFGFLSYSVSTVQLSQLPFCGPNIINHFLCDMDLLMALSCAPAPITEIIFHILSSLIIILTLLYICGSYMLLLIAVLKVPSAAGRQKAFSTCGSHLTVVCLFFGALLAMYVSPTTDNPAAIQKIITLFYSVVTPFLNPLIYSLRNKEMKAALKKVLRIE, encoded by the coding sequence ATGGTGTTTTCTGTCGTCTCTACAGCCCTGGAATTCATAAACAATTCAGAGACAAGCACTGTGATGGAATTTGTTCTCCTTGGCTTTCCTGGTTGTCAGGAGATGCAAAGTTTCCTCTTCTCACTGTTCTTTGTGATCTATGTATTTACCATAATAGGAAACGGGACCATTGTCTTTGCTGTGAGATTGGACAAACGGCTTCATACCCCAATGTATATTCTCCTAGGGAAGTTTGCTTTCCTTGAAATCTGGTACGTTACCTCCACTGTACCCAACATGCTAGTCAACTTCCTCTCAGAGACAAAAACCATCTCTTTTGTTGGCTGTTTCCTCCAATTCTACTTTTTTACTTCCCTTGGTACAACAGAAGCATACTTCCTCTGCATCATGGCATATGATCGGTACCTTGCTATCTGCCACCCATTGCACTACCCAACCATCATGACCCCACAACTCTGCTACATATTGATGTCTTCTTGCTGGGTGTTTGGTTTCCTCAGTTACTCTGTCTCCACTGTGCAACTGTCTCAATTGCCTTTCTGTGGGCCCAACATCATCAATCACTTTTTGTGTGACATGGACCTATTGATGGCTCTGTCCTGTGCCCCAGCTCCTATCACCGAGATCATCTTCCATATCCTGAGCTCCCTCATTATCATTCTCACTCTTCTGTACATCTGTGGCTCCTATATGCTTTTACTGATAGCTGTATTAAAAGTTCCTTCAGCAGCTGGCCGGCAGAAGGCCTTTTCCACCTGCGGATCTCATCTGACAGTAGTGTGTTTATTCTTTGGGGCTCTATTGGCAATGTATGTGAGCCCCACAACTGATAACCCAGCTGCAATTCAGAAGATTATAACTTTGTTCTATTCTGTGGTGACCCCCTTCTTAAACCCCCTGATTTACAGCTTGCGAAACAAGGAGATGAAGGCTGCATTGAAGAAAGTCCTGAGGATAGAATGA
- the LOC111522542 gene encoding olfactory receptor 11G2: MKIFNTPSNSSTFTGFILLGFPCPREGQILLFVLFTVVYLLTFTGNGSIICAVHWDQRLHIPMYILLANFSFLEIWYVTSTVPNMLANFLSDTKVISFSGCFLQFYFFFSLGSTECFFLAVMAFDRYLAICQPLHYPTIMTRRLCTNLVINCWVLGFIWFLIPIVIISQMSFCGPRIIDHFLCDPAPLLTLTCKKAPVIELVFSVLSSLPVFMLFLFIVGSYALVLRAVLRVPSAAGRRKAFSTCGSHLTVVSLFYGSVIVMYGSPPSQNEAGKQKIVTLFYSVVTPLLNPMIYSLRNKDMKKSLKKLWET; the protein is encoded by the coding sequence ATGAAAATCTTCAACACCCCCAGCAACTCCAGCACCTTCACTGGCTTCATCCTCCTGGGCTTCCCTTGCCCCAGGGAGGGGCAGATCCTCCTCTTTGTGCTCTTCACTGTTGTATACCTCCTGACCTTCACGGGCAATGGTTCCATCATCTGTGCTGTGCACTGGGATCAGAGACTCCACATCCCCATGTACATCCTGCTCGCCAACTTCTCCTTCCTGGAGATCTGGTATGTCACCTCCACAGTCCCCAACATGCTGGCCAACTTCCTCTCTGACACCAAGGTCATCTCCTTCTCTGGGTGCTTCCTCCAGTtctactttttcttctccttgggTTCTACAGAATGCTTTTTCCTGGCAGTTATGGCATTTGATCGATACCTTGCCATCTGCCAGCCTCTACACTATCCAACCATTATGACCAGACGTCTCTGCACCAATCTTGTGATCAACTGCTGGGTGCTTGGTTTCATCTGGTTCTTGATACCTATTGTCATcatctcccaaatgtccttctgtGGACCTAGGATTATTGACCACTTCCTATGTGACCCAGCTCCTCTTCTAACACTCACTTGCAAAAAAGCCCCTGTGATAGAGCTTGTCTTCTCTGTCTTAAGTTCTCTGCCTGTCTTTATGCTCTTTCTCTTCATTGTGGGGTCCTATGCTCTGGTCCTGAGAGCTGTGTTGAGAGTCCCTTCAGCAGCTGGGAGAAGAAAGGCTTTCTCCACCTGTGGGTCTCACCTGACTGTGGTTTCACTGTTCTACGGCTCAGTGATAGTCATGTATGGGAGCCCACCATCTCagaatgaagctggaaagcagAAGATTGTGACTCTGTTTTATTCTGTTGTTACCCCACTCCTTAACCCTATGATATATAGTCTTAGgaacaaagatatgaaaaaatcTCTGAAGAAACTATGGGAAACATAA